CGGACCGCTGCAAGGAGTCCGAGTACGGCAAATCCGATGAGGGGGCTTGGGGATTTGGTTGGTGCGGGGGGCACTGCTTCTGTTGTTGGGACCACTGTTGCGGCTGTTGCAAGCGGTGTGAGGTCTGCTTCAACGGTTGTTGTGGCAATATTTTTCGGCAGCACTTCAACGAGTTTGGTGTAGGTGGTGTAGCCGGGTTTTTGTACCAGTACCTGATGGAGTCCGAGCCGGATCTCATCTTTGGCGAGCCTTCCGTCCGTGATTACTCCGATGTATCCGTTGTCCAGATACACCTCAGCGCCTTCGGCGTTGGAGGTGACGACCAAGTAGCCGGTGGTGCGGATTTTGTCCTCGGTTTTGTAGAGTTTTGCGGTGTAGGTGATGTGTTCTCCTTTGGGAACATAGACCGATCCCCGCCAGATGTCATAGGATCCGCCGTGCCGCTGAATCATGACCGAGACGGTTGATCCTCCGGGGACTTCGACTGTTGTTGGTGTGTAGCCGACGAACTGATCTGATATTCTGAGATCGGCTCCTCCGGGTATTGAGTCTACTGTGAGTTTGCTGACGGTCTCGTCAGCCATTGCGGTTGGTACGGCAAGCAGGAGTACTAGGAGTGTCAGACTGATCAGATAGAGCTTCATGATGATTAGATCATATCCAGAAATGATAAAAGGATCGCACGTGACAAGGGGGTTGTGTCTTTATTTCTGAGCTGCTCACTGCTCCGCCCACGGAAAAACGGAACGCATGCCTCCGGCCTGCTTACTGCTTCGCAGGAACACACGGAAATTTCACGGAAAAAAACATCACGGAGCAGACGTGAACAGTACGGAAATATTTCTAATACTGATGTTCAAACCACCGAATGAAAATGGGATTGGAATTTGATTTTTCATATCAAATGAATTATTTTCTTGATTCCGTGATTTTTTTCCGTGCCTATTCCGTGTACTCAGTGTGTTCCGTGGGCGGAGCTATGACGAATAATGGGTAGTACAGTGCTGACCTGACCGGATGAGAGTATTAATTACATATCAGCCCAAACATGTCCCTATTTACCATGGAGATTGCATACGCCGTACTGGTGGTACTCGGTCTTGTCGCGTTTGAGACGGTGGCAAGTATCGATAATGCAATCATCAATGCCGATATTTTGTCCACGATGAAGGCATGGGCGCGCCGCTGGTTCCTGACCTGGGGTATTATCATCGCGGTTTTTGGTATCCGCGGTGTTCTGCCGTGGCTTATCATCTGGTTTTCGACACCGTCCCTTGGCCCGATCGGTGCTCTGACGGCAACGTTTTCGGATGATGCAACTGCGTCTGCGGCGATTGAGCAGAGTGCACCGTTTTTGCTTTTGGCCGGAGGAATTTTTATGATATTTTTGTTCCTCCACTGGCTGATGGCGGAGCAGAAAAACTGTATTGTTCCGGGGGAGCGTGCGATGTCAAGGCAGGGTCCGTGGTTTTATGCGGTTGCGGCGATCGTGCTGTTCATTGTGTGTTATACTGCGGCCCAGATCAATGCTCTTCTTGCGGTTGCTGCCGTGGGCGGGTCGGCGATCTTTTTCATTATGCAGGGTTTCCGGCTGTTTGCTGATAAGAAGTCGGCCGAGCTTGAGAGCGGTTCTTCCAATCAGTCTGATATCAGTAAGCTGATGCTTCTTGAGGTGATTGATGCGACGTTTTCGATCGATGGCGTTATCGGTGCGTTTGCGTTTACGATGTCGGTTCCTTTGATTCTGATCGGTAATGGTATTGGTGCTATTATTGTGCGTGAGCTTACGGTTCGCAACATCGATAACATTCGTAAATACGCATATCTGAAAAACGGTGCGATGTACTCGATCTTTACGCTTGGTCTTATCATGTGCAGCGAAGGGTTCGGTATTGAGATTCCGATCTGGATTGCACCGATACTGACGATCGGTATTGTGTCGCTGTTCTTCTGGCTGTCTCTGCAGAGAATCAAGAAGGGCGACTTCGGCGTCTGTGAGGTCCCGAGAGAGCAGTAGATATCTGAAACGCGGAATTGCTTGCCTTTGGTGTTATGTAGAGGAAACGCGAATAGCGCGAATCGCATGCCTGCGGCCTGCTCACCGCTTCGCGGAATGAAAAATCGCCAATGGCGATTTTTGAGAACTAACGTCACAGAATGTTTGACAGATTTTTCTCATTCGAGACACAAATGTAATTTTTTTTGAAAAATCGCCATTGGCGATTTTTTTCATTCGCGCTATTTGTGCTATTCGCGTTTTAAAAAATCAACATGTCCAGTCAAAACATAATTGTACCATACCAGACATACAGATATCCATGACCGGTGTTCTTCCGACCAGCACGCTGCTGCTTCACTTCATCAGCAGGCGTCCGGACGGCGAAGTGTTTGAGGATACCAGCAAGGGTGAACCGGTACTGGTCACGCTCGGCAAAAAACAGATCAATCCTGCATTTGAAGAGGCTTTGCTCGGCAGAGCTGAAGGCGAGACCGTCACCGTCATCCTGCCGCCGGAAAAGGCGTACGGACGATATCACCGGAAACTCGTCGTCACCATGAAGCGGAAAAAGCTCACGCTTGATCATGAGCCGGTCCCGGGTGAGATAATCAGGGTCGAGGTCATGAACAAGCCATGCCTTGTGATGGTTGTCAGCGTGACCGACAAAAGCGTCACGGTTGATGCGAACCATCCGCTTGCCGGCGAGACGATCACCTATGAGATAACCATCGTAAAAATTCTTGAGCCATGACTGAACCAGGGATCATCCATCTGTGCGACTGCATCACCGGCATGAACAGGCTCCCTGCCGGTTCGGTTGACGTTATCGTGACCTCACCCCCCTATAATATCGGCAAACCCTATACGACCTATGACGACACCGTTCCCCGTAATGGGTATCTTCTTTGGATGGAGGATGTTGCCAGGGCTTCTGCAAGAGTTCTCTCTGATGCCGGATCCTTTTACCTGAATGTCGGCGGCAGTCTGAAGGACCCCTGGATTCCGATGGATGTTGCGATGCAGTTTCGGAGAAACGGTTTTGTTCTGCAGAACATGATCCACTGGATCAAATCCATTGCTCTTCCGAAGGCTGACATGGG
The nucleotide sequence above comes from Methanorbis furvi. Encoded proteins:
- a CDS encoding DUF475 domain-containing protein, which gives rise to MEIAYAVLVVLGLVAFETVASIDNAIINADILSTMKAWARRWFLTWGIIIAVFGIRGVLPWLIIWFSTPSLGPIGALTATFSDDATASAAIEQSAPFLLLAGGIFMIFLFLHWLMAEQKNCIVPGERAMSRQGPWFYAVAAIVLFIVCYTAAQINALLAVAAVGGSAIFFIMQGFRLFADKKSAELESGSSNQSDISKLMLLEVIDATFSIDGVIGAFAFTMSVPLILIGNGIGAIIVRELTVRNIDNIRKYAYLKNGAMYSIFTLGLIMCSEGFGIEIPIWIAPILTIGIVSLFFWLSLQRIKKGDFGVCEVPREQ
- a CDS encoding FKBP-type peptidyl-prolyl cis-trans isomerase → MTGVLPTSTLLLHFISRRPDGEVFEDTSKGEPVLVTLGKKQINPAFEEALLGRAEGETVTVILPPEKAYGRYHRKLVVTMKRKKLTLDHEPVPGEIIRVEVMNKPCLVMVVSVTDKSVTVDANHPLAGETITYEITIVKILEP
- a CDS encoding PEGA domain-containing protein; translated protein: MKLYLISLTLLVLLLAVPTAMADETVSKLTVDSIPGGADLRISDQFVGYTPTTVEVPGGSTVSVMIQRHGGSYDIWRGSVYVPKGEHITYTAKLYKTEDKIRTTGYLVVTSNAEGAEVYLDNGYIGVITDGRLAKDEIRLGLHQVLVQKPGYTTYTKLVEVLPKNIATTTVEADLTPLATAATVVPTTEAVPPAPTKSPSPLIGFAVLGLLAAVRKIGR